One window of the Coregonus clupeaformis isolate EN_2021a unplaced genomic scaffold, ASM2061545v1 scaf0174, whole genome shotgun sequence genome contains the following:
- the LOC121583428 gene encoding gamma-crystallin S-1-like has protein sequence MEKITFYEDRNYQGRYYECDSDSSDLHTFLSRCNSVRVEGGFWVVYERPNYMGFQYVLTPGEYPDYQRWMGFNDTVRSCRIIRNVGNSWRMKLWEKPNFEGQSMEVADNMPSFQERWHSREVNSCKVFEGAWVFFEHPNYRGRQYLLERGEYRRHTEWWGMQANVGSIRRVKE, from the exons ATGGAAAAG ATCACCTTCTACGAGGACCGGAACTACCAAGGGCGGTACTATGAGTGCGACAGTGACTCCAGTGACCTGCACACCTTCCTCAGCCGCTGTAACTCGGTCAGGGTGGAGGGAGGATTCTGGGTGGTGTACGAGAGGCCCAACTACATGGGCTTCCAGTACGTGCTGACCCCTGGAGAGTACCCTGACTACCAGCGCTGGATGGGCTTTAATGACACCGTCAGGTCATGTCGCATCATTAGGAAT GTGGGCAACTCGTGGAGAATGAAGCTGTGGGAGAAGCCTAACTTTGAGGGccagagcatggaggtggcaGACAACATGCCCTCCTTCCAGGAGCGCTGGCACAGCCGCGAGGTGAACTCCTGCAAGGTGTTCGAAGGCGCCTGGGTTTTCTTTGAGCACCCCAACTACAGGGGGCGCCAGTACCTGCTGGAGAGGGGCGAGTACAGACGCCACACCGAGTGGTGGGGCATGCAGGCTAACGTTGGCTCCATCCGCCGCGTCAAGGAGTAA